Proteins encoded in a region of the Triplophysa rosa linkage group LG14, Trosa_1v2, whole genome shotgun sequence genome:
- the phldb1b gene encoding pleckstrin homology-like domain family B member 1 isoform X9: protein MLCFGQSAFFRFNHPEEAFRMKSMMPEGGQTGSVKSQALTDSENLVNGNHPSGAPESHLVTNKKVRLEHSAIVSSIEKDLQDIMDSLVMDDPQPSSSKKPSGQPISQSPLSPMLNGGGRFLLSPPTSPGAMSVGSSYENTSPPFSPLSSPSAASSGSYTSPSPSGCQDQIHMLPPVPVRSSSYNYTSQPPIPQPRTILPSGGGGGPKVLESPRLQRKALLEAPPSPKPARRGLNQDNSGAKTPDSPLQITLLPSVSISTAPTDAPSVSRLQVPGSPRLTPKFSTASPSFSPSRTKAAIVLHDRPSSPFREQPQPDRSSTSSPSHQLSPPSRSFQPPLDPIVHIIQGGPPHQRTLQPPESPRLTRRNLEGSSMRELPPLSPSMARRGFPVLPGALPGTLRTPESPSPRTVPESPRLRRKAGSPTEDQFSPRAVRARSPSPTSGLMGEGGGRKASFGNSLSSAFSLGSLPGSSPRSSPRSHRKMSAGHRDLRMPHPGMRERKNSITEISDNEDDLLEYHRCQREERLREQEMERLERQRLETILNLCAEYNKGDGPPGDLGRMGVSGLGSREGLNVRRPSVESVSSVSSRVAQRYLKEDCNSSEGSQFNGRNPTGLLNGQNGQAEDSGSASIGRLELGYLEEERVRVLAKVDELKARITELEQQLQESKQEAEMERALLQGERQAELEQIEAETEIINQLQRKLSEVESTFQREKDKERANVDAEREALERLQDGYNELTSQLHNCPESLREQLQEQLKREAETFEVATKQFEDLEFQQLEKESSLEEERETISQQLLQDRAQYHSSITKRKEKVAALEAQASQLGMQAAQECERLAKDRSITLQQLQKEKERLANLERRYQSLTGGKTFPKSTSSLKEEYLKLSDVYKMYGSDFHDTQLTTVSSHGLSLALDPAVSPREEYVTVGQLNQMYGMPKVESSPTSPPQLLQSSLTDSAFSSLPSPHGSSLSLSFERQSEWGRPDVPALDLELWYQEVMAAGDLNQLCPPPLPAKAFSTRKPVQVYRSRLDSDSSQSSLRPKVSAGLSPTYTTATLGRNTPARSALMVANSTGSLPRNLAATLQDIETKRQLALQQKGQQVIEEQRRRLAQLKQKAAVEAQCQWEALHGSQMQLNNPFTSSPSPVVHHSILHHTSPSAGEQPYDTLSLESSDSMDTSISTGNNSACSPDNMSSASGMDALKIEEMEKMLKEAQLEKARLMESRERETQTRKVMLDEERRRREEAEKRLEEETVHRQQLIEKEVKMRAKNFSQARPMTRYLPIRKEEFDLRSHIESSGHNVDTCYHVILTEKMCKGYLVKMGGKIKSWRKRWFVFDRLKRTFSYYADKHESKLKGVIYFQAIEEVYYDHLRSATKKGFFNLNLTNSPNPSLTFCVKTHDRLYYMVAPSAEAMRIWMDVIVTGAEGYTQFMN from the exons ATGCTGTGTTTCGGCCAATCCGCCTTCTTCCGCTTCAATCACCCCGAGGAGGCTTTCCGAATGAAAAGCATGATGCCTGAAGGAGGACAGACAGGCAGTGTGAAAAGCCAGGCCCTCACAG ATTCTGAGAACCTGGTCAATGGGAACCACCCGTCAGGTGCACCAGAATCTCACCTGGTTACCAACAAGAAAGTGCGTCTGGAACACAGTGCCATTGTCAGTTCCATTGAGAAGGACCTTCAGGACATTATGGACTCATTAGTCATGGATGACCCACAACCGTCTTCCTCTAAGAAACCTTCTGGCCAGCCCATCTCCCAATCTCCACTGTCCCCCATGTTAAATGGAGGTGGCCGATTCCTTCTCTCTCCTCCAACGAGCCCTGGTGCTATGTCTGTGGGCTCCAGTTACGAGAATACCTCCCCTCCTTTTTCCCCTCTCTCATCCCCATCGGCGGCCAGCAGCGGCAGCTACACAAGTCCATCCCCGAGTGGTTGTCAGGACCAGATTCACATGCTTCCTCCTGTGCCAGTTAGGTCCTCTAGTTACAATTACACCAGCCAGCCACCCATACCTCAGCCACGGACCATACTGCCCAGCGGAGGCGGTGGTGGGCCAAAGGTTCTTGAGAGTCCAAGACTACAGAGAAAGGCTCTATTAGAAGCACCGCCGAGCCCAAAGCCTGCCCGCAGGGGTTTGAACCAAGATAACTCGGGGGCTAAAACCCCCGACAGCCCCTTACAGATTACCCTTCTGCCCTCAGTCTCAATCTCCACCGCTCCAACTGATGCCCCATCTGTCAGTCGGTTGCAAGTTCCAGGAAGCCCCAGACTGACCCCCAAATTCTCTACTGCATCTCCATCATTCTCACCCTCCAGAACTAAAGCTGCTATTGTCCTTCACGATCGACCCTCAAGTCCCTTCAGGGAGCAGCCTCAACCAGATCGCTCCTCGACGTCCAGCCCCTCACACCAGCTCTCCCCACCCTCCCGATCTTTCCAGCCTCCTTTGGACCCCATTGTCCATATCATTCAGGGCGGACCTCCACACCAACGCACACTACAGCCTCCTGAATCTCCGCGGCTGACCCGCAGGAACCTCGAAGGGAGCAGCATGAGGGAGCTTCCCCCTCTCAGCCCCTCCATGGCTCGCAGGGGGTTTCCTGTGCTCCCGGGAGCACTGCCAGGAACCCTGCGCACTCCGGAGAGCCCATCCCCGAGAACTGTCCCAGAGAGCCCCAGACTAAGGCGGAAAGCAGGGTCTCCTACAGAGGACCAGTTCAGCCCTCGTGCGGTGCGTGCCCGTAGCCCCTCGCCCACCTCGGGACTGATGGGGGAAGGTGGCGGGCGGAAGGCCAGTTTTGGGAACTCGCTCTCTTCGGCCTTCAGCTTGGGTTCTCTGCCTGGATCATCGCCCCGCTCCAGTCCGAGAAGCCACAGGAAGATGTCAGCGGGCCACAGGGACCTCCGGATGCCTCACCCTGGCATGAGAGAGCGCAAAAACAGCATCACGGAGATCAGCGACAACGAGGATGACCTTCTGGAGTATCATCGGTGCCAAAGAGAAGAGCGACTCAGAGAGCAGGAAATGGAAAGGCTG GAACGACAGCGATTGGAGACGATCTTAAACCTCTGTGCGGAGTACAATAAGGGCGACGGGCCACCGGGCGATCTGGGCAGGATGGGCGTCTCCGGGCTCGGCTCCAGGGAGGGGCTTAACGTCAGACGTCCTTCTGTGGAAAGCGTGAGCAGCGTTTCCTCAAGAGTGGCGCAGAGATACCTGAAGGAAGACTGCAACAGCAGTGAGGGCTCACAGTTCAACGGACGAAACCCGACAGGTCTGCTGAACGGACAGAATGGACAG GCAGAGGACTCAGGATCAGCCAGTATCGGCCGTCTGGAACTGGGGTACCTGGAGGAGGAGCGGGTTCGAGTGCTGGCAAAGGTAGATGAGCTGAAAGCTCGAATCACAGAACTGGAGCAGCAACTTCAGGAGTCCAAACAGGAG GCGGAGATGGAGAGAGCTCTTCTGCAGGGAGAGAGACAGGCTGAGTTGGAGCAGATCGAGGCCGAGACGGAGATTATCAACCAGCTGCAACGCAAACTCAGTGAAGTGGAGAGCACCttccagagagagaaagacaag GAGAGGGCTAATGTTGACGCGGAGCGGGAAGCCCTGGAGAGGCTTCAGGATGGGTACAATGAGTTGACCAGCCAGCTGCATAACTGCCCCGAATCTCTGAGGGAACAGTTACAGGAACAACTCAAGAGG GAAGCGGAGACTTTTGAAGTTGCGACCAAGCAGTTCGAGGACCTGGAGTTTCAGCAGTTAGAGAAGGAGAGCAGTCTGGAGGAGGAACGCGAGACCATCAGTCAACAGTTGCTTCAGGACAGAGCTCAGTACCACAGCAGCATCACCAAACGAAAG GAGAAAGTTGCTGCTTTGGAAGCCCAAGCCAGTCAGTTGGGCATGCAAGCGGCTCAGGAGTGTGAGAGACTGGCCAAAGACAGAAGCATCACCTTGCAGCAGCTTCAGAAG GAAAAGGAGAGGCTTGCCAATCTGGAGAGAAGATACCAGAGTTTAACAGGAGGGAAGACTTTCCCCAAGAGCACCAGCTCTTTAAAGGAG GAATACTTGAAGCTGTCGGATGTTTATAAGATGTACGGGAGTGATTTCCATGACACCCAGCTCACCACCGTTTCCTCGCACGGCCTCTCGCTTGCCCTTGACCCGGCTGTATCCCCCCGTGAG GAGTATGTGACCGTGGGTCAGTTAAACCAGATGTATGGGATGCCGAAGGTGGAGTCTTCTCCCACCTCTCCTCCTCAATTACTTCAGTCTTCTCTCACAGACTCCGCCTTCTCCAGCCTCCCCTCCCCTCACGGCTCCTCCCTCTCGCTCTCCTTTGAG CGTCAGTCGGAGTGGGGCAGGCCTGACGTGCCCGCTCTAGATTTAGAGCTCTGGTACCAGGAGGTGATGGCAGCTGGAGATCTGAACCAGCTCTGCCCTCCTCCCCTCCCGGCTAAAGCTTTCTCAACACGCAAGCCCGTGCAG GTTTATCGCTCACGATTGGACAGCGACTCCAGCCAATCGTCTCTGAGACCTAAAGTCAGCGCCGGTCTGTCCCCCACATACACTACAGCTACACTCGGACGCAACACCCCTGCCAGG AGCGCTTTGATGGTAGCCAACAGCACCGGGAGTCTCCCACGCAACCTGGCAGCCACGCTGCAGGACATCGAGACCAAGAGGCAGCTGGCCCTTCAGCAGAAAG GCCAGCAAGTTATCGAGGAGCAGAGGCGGCGTTTGGCCCAGCTGAAGCAGAAGGCTGCAGTGGAGGCTCAGTGCCAGTGGGAGGCGCTCCATGGCTCTCAAATGCAGCTCAACAACCCCTTTACCTCCAGCCCCTCGCCGGTCGTACATCACTCCATCCTGCACCACACTTCGCCCTCTGCTGGCGAACAACCCTACGACACCCTCAGTCTGGAGAGCTCAGACAGCATGGACACCAGCATCTCCACGGGAAACAACTCCGCCTGTTCCCCCGACAACATGTCCAG TGCCAGCGGTATGGACGCATTGAAGATTGAGGAGATGGAGAAAATGCTGAAAGAGGCACAACTGGAGAAAGCTCGACTCATGGAGTCCAGA GAGCGTGAGACTCAGACACGTAAGGTGATGCTGGACGAGGAGAGGAGAAGGAGAGAGGAGGCGGAGAAGAGACTGGAGGAGGAGACGGTACACAGGCAGCAGCTGATAGAGAAGGAGGTGAAGATGAGGGCCAAAAACTTCTCTCAG GCGCGCCCCATGACACGATACCTGCCTATACGTAAAGAGGAGTTTGATCTCCGATCCCACATCGAGTCCTCAGGTCACAACGTGGACACGTGCTACCACGTGATTCTCACCGAGAAGATGTGCAAGGGCTATCTTGTCAAGATGGGAGGAAAGATCAAGTCCTGGAGGAAGCGCTGGTTCGTCTTTGATCGCCTCAAAAGGACTTTCTCCTACTACGCCG ATAAACACGAGAGCAAATTGAAGGGCGTCATCTACTTCCAGGCCATCGAAGAGGTTTACTATGATCATCTCCGTAGTGCCACAAAG AAAGGATTTTTCAATCTGAATTTGACAAAC AGCCCCAACCCCTCCCTGACGTTCTGTGTAAAGACCCACGACAGGCTTTACTACATGGTGGCCCCCTCCGCAGAAGCCATGAGAATATGGATGGACGTGATCGTGACGGGAGCCGAGGGCTACACGCAGTTCATGAACTGA
- the phldb1b gene encoding pleckstrin homology-like domain family B member 1 isoform X6 yields MCLPAEGLVSEKHVRDPHVPERVRDDTLVMDSLNRNLTGGIKSHQVLQSTPLDLIETGKVLKVQAERPHLVSLGSGRLSTAITLLPLPEGKTTLGLGAMDINIQGPGIAAQHCFIENKTGIITLHPCGNQCSIDALPVSKPVRLSQGCMLCFGQSAFFRFNHPEEAFRMKSMMPEGGQTGSVKSQALTDSENLVNGNHPSGAPESHLVTNKKVRLEHSAIVSSIEKDLQDIMDSLVMDDPQPSSSKKPSGQPISQSPLSPMLNGGGRFLLSPPTSPGAMSVGSSYENTSPPFSPLSSPSAASSGSYTSPSPSGCQDQIHMLPPVPVRSSSYNYTSQPPIPQPRTILPSGGGGGPKVLESPRLQRKALLEAPPSPKPARRGLNQDNSGAKTPDSPLQITLLPSVSISTAPTDAPSVSRLQVPGSPRLTPKFSTASPSFSPSRTKAAIVLHDRPSSPFREQPQPDRSSTSSPSHQLSPPSRSFQPPLDPIVHIIQGGPPHQRTLQPPESPRLTRRNLEGSSMRELPPLSPSMARRGFPVLPGALPGTLRTPESPSPRTVPESPRLRRKAGSPTEDQFSPRAVRARSPSPTSGLMGEGGGRKASFGNSLSSAFSLGSLPGSSPRSSPRSHRKMSAGHRDLRMPHPGMRERKNSITEISDNEDDLLEYHRCQREERLREQEMERLERQRLETILNLCAEYNKGDGPPGDLGRMGVSGLGSREGLNVRRPSVESVSSVSSRVAQRYLKEDCNSSEGSQFNGRNPTGLLNGQNGQAEDSGSASIGRLELGYLEEERVRVLAKVDELKARITELEQQLQESKQEAEMERALLQGERQAELEQIEAETEIINQLQRKLSEVESTFQREKDKEAETFEVATKQFEDLEFQQLEKESSLEEERETISQQLLQDRAQYHSSITKRKEKVAALEAQASQLGMQAAQECERLAKDRSITLQQLQKEKERLANLERRYQSLTGGKTFPKSTSSLKEEYVTVGQLNQMYGMPKVESSPTSPPQLLQSSLTDSAFSSLPSPHGSSLSLSFERQSEWGRPDVPALDLELWYQEVMAAGDLNQLCPPPLPAKAFSTRKPVQVYRSRLDSDSSQSSLRPKVSAGLSPTYTTATLGRNTPARSALMVANSTGSLPRNLAATLQDIETKRQLALQQKGQQVIEEQRRRLAQLKQKAAVEAQCQWEALHGSQMQLNNPFTSSPSPVVHHSILHHTSPSAGEQPYDTLSLESSDSMDTSISTGNNSACSPDNMSSASGMDALKIEEMEKMLKEAQLEKARLMESRERETQTRKVMLDEERRRREEAEKRLEEETVHRQQLIEKEVKMRAKNFSQARPMTRYLPIRKEEFDLRSHIESSGHNVDTCYHVILTEKMCKGYLVKMGGKIKSWRKRWFVFDRLKRTFSYYADKHESKLKGVIYFQAIEEVYYDHLRSATKKGFFNLNLTNSPNPSLTFCVKTHDRLYYMVAPSAEAMRIWMDVIVTGAEGYTQFMN; encoded by the exons GACCCTCATGTTCCAGAGCGAGTAAGGGACGACACACTGGTCATGGATAGCCTGAACCGAAATCTTACCGGTGGGATCAAGTCTCACCAGGTGCTCCAG AGCACTCCACTGGATTTGATCGAGACTGGGAAAGTGCTCAAAGTCCAGGCAGAGCGCCCCCATTTGGTCAGTCTGGGAAGTGGCCGTCTCAGCACAGCCATCACACTGTTGCCCTTGCCTGAAG GCAAGACCACTCTGGGTCTTGGAGCTATGGACATCAACATCCAGGGCCCAGGGATTGCAGCTCAACATTGCTTTATAGAGAACAAGACTGGAATCATTACCCTGCACCCCTGTGGAAACCAGTGTAGCATTGACGCACTTCCTGTCAGCAAGCCTGTTCGCCTGTCTCAAG GCTGTATGCTGTGTTTCGGCCAATCCGCCTTCTTCCGCTTCAATCACCCCGAGGAGGCTTTCCGAATGAAAAGCATGATGCCTGAAGGAGGACAGACAGGCAGTGTGAAAAGCCAGGCCCTCACAG ATTCTGAGAACCTGGTCAATGGGAACCACCCGTCAGGTGCACCAGAATCTCACCTGGTTACCAACAAGAAAGTGCGTCTGGAACACAGTGCCATTGTCAGTTCCATTGAGAAGGACCTTCAGGACATTATGGACTCATTAGTCATGGATGACCCACAACCGTCTTCCTCTAAGAAACCTTCTGGCCAGCCCATCTCCCAATCTCCACTGTCCCCCATGTTAAATGGAGGTGGCCGATTCCTTCTCTCTCCTCCAACGAGCCCTGGTGCTATGTCTGTGGGCTCCAGTTACGAGAATACCTCCCCTCCTTTTTCCCCTCTCTCATCCCCATCGGCGGCCAGCAGCGGCAGCTACACAAGTCCATCCCCGAGTGGTTGTCAGGACCAGATTCACATGCTTCCTCCTGTGCCAGTTAGGTCCTCTAGTTACAATTACACCAGCCAGCCACCCATACCTCAGCCACGGACCATACTGCCCAGCGGAGGCGGTGGTGGGCCAAAGGTTCTTGAGAGTCCAAGACTACAGAGAAAGGCTCTATTAGAAGCACCGCCGAGCCCAAAGCCTGCCCGCAGGGGTTTGAACCAAGATAACTCGGGGGCTAAAACCCCCGACAGCCCCTTACAGATTACCCTTCTGCCCTCAGTCTCAATCTCCACCGCTCCAACTGATGCCCCATCTGTCAGTCGGTTGCAAGTTCCAGGAAGCCCCAGACTGACCCCCAAATTCTCTACTGCATCTCCATCATTCTCACCCTCCAGAACTAAAGCTGCTATTGTCCTTCACGATCGACCCTCAAGTCCCTTCAGGGAGCAGCCTCAACCAGATCGCTCCTCGACGTCCAGCCCCTCACACCAGCTCTCCCCACCCTCCCGATCTTTCCAGCCTCCTTTGGACCCCATTGTCCATATCATTCAGGGCGGACCTCCACACCAACGCACACTACAGCCTCCTGAATCTCCGCGGCTGACCCGCAGGAACCTCGAAGGGAGCAGCATGAGGGAGCTTCCCCCTCTCAGCCCCTCCATGGCTCGCAGGGGGTTTCCTGTGCTCCCGGGAGCACTGCCAGGAACCCTGCGCACTCCGGAGAGCCCATCCCCGAGAACTGTCCCAGAGAGCCCCAGACTAAGGCGGAAAGCAGGGTCTCCTACAGAGGACCAGTTCAGCCCTCGTGCGGTGCGTGCCCGTAGCCCCTCGCCCACCTCGGGACTGATGGGGGAAGGTGGCGGGCGGAAGGCCAGTTTTGGGAACTCGCTCTCTTCGGCCTTCAGCTTGGGTTCTCTGCCTGGATCATCGCCCCGCTCCAGTCCGAGAAGCCACAGGAAGATGTCAGCGGGCCACAGGGACCTCCGGATGCCTCACCCTGGCATGAGAGAGCGCAAAAACAGCATCACGGAGATCAGCGACAACGAGGATGACCTTCTGGAGTATCATCGGTGCCAAAGAGAAGAGCGACTCAGAGAGCAGGAAATGGAAAGGCTG GAACGACAGCGATTGGAGACGATCTTAAACCTCTGTGCGGAGTACAATAAGGGCGACGGGCCACCGGGCGATCTGGGCAGGATGGGCGTCTCCGGGCTCGGCTCCAGGGAGGGGCTTAACGTCAGACGTCCTTCTGTGGAAAGCGTGAGCAGCGTTTCCTCAAGAGTGGCGCAGAGATACCTGAAGGAAGACTGCAACAGCAGTGAGGGCTCACAGTTCAACGGACGAAACCCGACAGGTCTGCTGAACGGACAGAATGGACAG GCAGAGGACTCAGGATCAGCCAGTATCGGCCGTCTGGAACTGGGGTACCTGGAGGAGGAGCGGGTTCGAGTGCTGGCAAAGGTAGATGAGCTGAAAGCTCGAATCACAGAACTGGAGCAGCAACTTCAGGAGTCCAAACAGGAG GCGGAGATGGAGAGAGCTCTTCTGCAGGGAGAGAGACAGGCTGAGTTGGAGCAGATCGAGGCCGAGACGGAGATTATCAACCAGCTGCAACGCAAACTCAGTGAAGTGGAGAGCACCttccagagagagaaagacaag GAAGCGGAGACTTTTGAAGTTGCGACCAAGCAGTTCGAGGACCTGGAGTTTCAGCAGTTAGAGAAGGAGAGCAGTCTGGAGGAGGAACGCGAGACCATCAGTCAACAGTTGCTTCAGGACAGAGCTCAGTACCACAGCAGCATCACCAAACGAAAG GAGAAAGTTGCTGCTTTGGAAGCCCAAGCCAGTCAGTTGGGCATGCAAGCGGCTCAGGAGTGTGAGAGACTGGCCAAAGACAGAAGCATCACCTTGCAGCAGCTTCAGAAG GAAAAGGAGAGGCTTGCCAATCTGGAGAGAAGATACCAGAGTTTAACAGGAGGGAAGACTTTCCCCAAGAGCACCAGCTCTTTAAAGGAG GAGTATGTGACCGTGGGTCAGTTAAACCAGATGTATGGGATGCCGAAGGTGGAGTCTTCTCCCACCTCTCCTCCTCAATTACTTCAGTCTTCTCTCACAGACTCCGCCTTCTCCAGCCTCCCCTCCCCTCACGGCTCCTCCCTCTCGCTCTCCTTTGAG CGTCAGTCGGAGTGGGGCAGGCCTGACGTGCCCGCTCTAGATTTAGAGCTCTGGTACCAGGAGGTGATGGCAGCTGGAGATCTGAACCAGCTCTGCCCTCCTCCCCTCCCGGCTAAAGCTTTCTCAACACGCAAGCCCGTGCAG GTTTATCGCTCACGATTGGACAGCGACTCCAGCCAATCGTCTCTGAGACCTAAAGTCAGCGCCGGTCTGTCCCCCACATACACTACAGCTACACTCGGACGCAACACCCCTGCCAGG AGCGCTTTGATGGTAGCCAACAGCACCGGGAGTCTCCCACGCAACCTGGCAGCCACGCTGCAGGACATCGAGACCAAGAGGCAGCTGGCCCTTCAGCAGAAAG GCCAGCAAGTTATCGAGGAGCAGAGGCGGCGTTTGGCCCAGCTGAAGCAGAAGGCTGCAGTGGAGGCTCAGTGCCAGTGGGAGGCGCTCCATGGCTCTCAAATGCAGCTCAACAACCCCTTTACCTCCAGCCCCTCGCCGGTCGTACATCACTCCATCCTGCACCACACTTCGCCCTCTGCTGGCGAACAACCCTACGACACCCTCAGTCTGGAGAGCTCAGACAGCATGGACACCAGCATCTCCACGGGAAACAACTCCGCCTGTTCCCCCGACAACATGTCCAG TGCCAGCGGTATGGACGCATTGAAGATTGAGGAGATGGAGAAAATGCTGAAAGAGGCACAACTGGAGAAAGCTCGACTCATGGAGTCCAGA GAGCGTGAGACTCAGACACGTAAGGTGATGCTGGACGAGGAGAGGAGAAGGAGAGAGGAGGCGGAGAAGAGACTGGAGGAGGAGACGGTACACAGGCAGCAGCTGATAGAGAAGGAGGTGAAGATGAGGGCCAAAAACTTCTCTCAG GCGCGCCCCATGACACGATACCTGCCTATACGTAAAGAGGAGTTTGATCTCCGATCCCACATCGAGTCCTCAGGTCACAACGTGGACACGTGCTACCACGTGATTCTCACCGAGAAGATGTGCAAGGGCTATCTTGTCAAGATGGGAGGAAAGATCAAGTCCTGGAGGAAGCGCTGGTTCGTCTTTGATCGCCTCAAAAGGACTTTCTCCTACTACGCCG ATAAACACGAGAGCAAATTGAAGGGCGTCATCTACTTCCAGGCCATCGAAGAGGTTTACTATGATCATCTCCGTAGTGCCACAAAG AAAGGATTTTTCAATCTGAATTTGACAAAC AGCCCCAACCCCTCCCTGACGTTCTGTGTAAAGACCCACGACAGGCTTTACTACATGGTGGCCCCCTCCGCAGAAGCCATGAGAATATGGATGGACGTGATCGTGACGGGAGCCGAGGGCTACACGCAGTTCATGAACTGA